A window of Brevibacterium ihuae contains these coding sequences:
- a CDS encoding DUF6458 family protein produces the protein MGFGVGVFLILVGAILAFAVQDAWSVMDLTMVGYICIGVGILALILGFVTLASRRRRSEVTYRETSAAPHGRGGNVERTERYNDGL, from the coding sequence ATGGGATTCGGAGTCGGAGTCTTCCTCATCCTCGTCGGAGCCATCCTCGCGTTCGCCGTGCAGGACGCCTGGAGCGTCATGGACCTCACCATGGTCGGCTACATCTGCATCGGCGTGGGCATCCTCGCCCTCATCCTCGGGTTCGTCACCCTCGCTTCGCGGCGCCGCCGGTCCGAGGTGACCTACCGCGAGACGTCGGCCGCGCCGCACGGCCGCGGCGGGAACGTCGAGCGCACCGAGCGCTACAACGACGGCCTCTGA
- a CDS encoding GNAT family N-acetyltransferase, with the protein MTAVVVRPAEPADVEEIHALVVELAIYEKEPAETVKLTADTLREQLFGARPAIFAHVAEAPAGSGRRIDGFALWFLNYSTWEGVHGIYLEDLFVRPEARGGGLGKALLQQLARTAVERGYARVEWSVLKWNAPSIAFYRSVGAFPQEEWDTFRLTGEALAEFGR; encoded by the coding sequence ATGACCGCAGTCGTCGTCCGCCCCGCCGAACCCGCCGACGTCGAGGAGATCCACGCCCTCGTCGTCGAGCTCGCGATCTACGAGAAGGAGCCCGCGGAGACGGTCAAACTCACCGCGGACACGCTGCGCGAACAGCTGTTCGGCGCGCGTCCGGCGATCTTCGCCCACGTCGCCGAGGCGCCCGCCGGCTCGGGGCGGCGGATCGACGGCTTCGCGCTGTGGTTCCTCAACTACTCGACCTGGGAGGGCGTCCACGGGATCTACCTCGAGGACCTCTTCGTGCGGCCCGAGGCGCGCGGCGGCGGACTCGGCAAGGCCCTGCTCCAGCAGCTCGCCCGCACTGCGGTGGAGCGCGGCTACGCCCGCGTCGAATGGTCGGTGCTCAAGTGGAACGCTCCCTCGATCGCCTTCTACCGCAGCGTCGGGGCGTTCCCGCAGGAGGAATGGGACACCTTCCGCCTCACCGGGGAGGCGCTGGCGGAGTTCGGTCGCTGA
- a CDS encoding ArgE/DapE family deacylase, with the protein MDSDERSGAGPAGGGTAGATLSEETRSRILRAVDARFDDEVRFIQELVRHPSRRTAERSAQDLMERAMAERGLEIDRWALDPVELFAHPGAGFVEVPYDDVENVVGTYRPVTESGRSLILNGHIDVVPEGPEDQWSRSPWDAEVRDGWLYGRGSGDMKAGLAANLFALDAIREAGFAPCGRIHVESVAEEECTGNGSLSALMRGYTAEAVVIPEPEEDMLVRANVGVIWFRVRVTGRPTHVREMATGFNAIDAAYFVVGELRALEDRWNAEKAQHRHFEDLDHPINLNVGMIRGGDWGSSVPAWCEVDLRCALYPGTSADAGWAAITEALAAITADANGNPITAAATRTGFYAEGYVLEEGSDAEAVLERAHRAAFGAELESFTTPGYLDGRVFVQYADIPTLVYGPISRAIHGNDECVDLESVRRITGSIALFIAEWCGIEERAEGA; encoded by the coding sequence ATGGACTCCGACGAACGCTCGGGAGCAGGCCCAGCCGGCGGCGGAACGGCCGGCGCGACGCTGAGCGAGGAGACGCGCTCCCGGATCCTGCGCGCCGTCGACGCCCGCTTCGACGACGAGGTCCGGTTCATCCAGGAGCTCGTCCGGCACCCGTCCCGGCGCACGGCGGAACGTTCCGCCCAGGACCTCATGGAACGCGCCATGGCGGAGCGCGGTCTCGAGATCGACCGGTGGGCGCTCGACCCGGTGGAGCTCTTCGCGCATCCGGGTGCCGGATTCGTCGAGGTGCCCTACGACGACGTGGAGAACGTCGTGGGCACGTATCGTCCGGTGACCGAGAGCGGGCGATCGCTCATCCTCAACGGCCACATCGACGTCGTCCCCGAGGGACCCGAGGACCAGTGGTCGCGCTCCCCTTGGGATGCGGAGGTCCGCGACGGCTGGTTGTACGGCCGCGGCAGCGGAGACATGAAGGCCGGCCTCGCGGCGAACCTCTTCGCGCTCGACGCGATCCGCGAGGCCGGGTTCGCCCCATGCGGCCGGATCCACGTCGAGTCCGTCGCCGAGGAGGAGTGCACCGGCAACGGCTCCCTGTCCGCGCTCATGCGCGGATACACCGCCGAGGCCGTGGTCATCCCCGAGCCCGAGGAGGACATGCTCGTCCGCGCGAACGTCGGCGTCATCTGGTTCCGCGTCCGCGTGACCGGGCGTCCCACGCACGTGCGCGAGATGGCCACCGGGTTCAACGCGATCGATGCCGCCTACTTCGTCGTCGGCGAGCTTCGCGCCCTCGAGGACCGGTGGAACGCGGAGAAGGCGCAGCACCGCCACTTCGAGGACCTCGACCACCCGATCAACCTCAACGTCGGGATGATCCGCGGCGGCGACTGGGGTTCGAGCGTGCCCGCCTGGTGCGAGGTCGACCTCCGGTGCGCGCTCTATCCCGGCACCAGCGCGGATGCCGGCTGGGCGGCCATCACCGAGGCGCTCGCCGCGATCACCGCGGACGCGAACGGGAATCCGATCACCGCCGCTGCGACCCGGACCGGCTTCTACGCCGAGGGCTACGTGCTCGAGGAGGGATCGGACGCCGAGGCGGTGCTCGAGCGCGCGCACCGCGCCGCGTTCGGGGCGGAGCTCGAGTCGTTCACCACCCCCGGGTACCTCGACGGGCGGGTGTTCGTCCAGTACGCCGACATTCCCACCCTGGTGTACGGCCCGATCTCCCGAGCGATCCACGGCAACGACGAATGCGTCGACCTCGAGTCGGTGCGGCGGATCACCGGATCGATCGCGCTCTTCATCGCCGAATGGTGCGGTATCGAGGAGCGCGCCGAGGGGGCCTGA
- a CDS encoding NAD-dependent epimerase/dehydratase family protein produces MSIVVTGASGFIGRAVVQRLLDEGRRVVSLGRTDPGIPGLAHVTWDVREAAGPEVLRALPYLETVIHCAGIVDDWADADELHAVNVIGTRHVLDAFPGQRIIHLSSTEVYDPQRDHDRLYEEAGPVAEARYPSGPELSKALAETVIQRVRPQTLVLRPSVVYGPGDTTLFPRLRAIIEGGQLRIPGGGRKRITLTHIDTLVEAVLAGIARPDVSGPINVGDPKPYVLKEALLTYLARAGEERVVLDEVPADLAMARAWYAERRARKKGTRPPITRTTIRQVIHERTYDLTRLEQQLGCTGVQHLAPRRA; encoded by the coding sequence ATGTCGATCGTCGTCACCGGAGCATCGGGGTTCATCGGGCGCGCCGTCGTCCAGCGGCTGCTGGACGAGGGCCGGCGCGTCGTCAGCCTGGGCCGCACCGACCCCGGGATTCCGGGCCTGGCGCACGTGACCTGGGATGTCCGTGAGGCCGCCGGCCCGGAGGTGCTCCGCGCGCTGCCGTACCTCGAGACGGTGATCCACTGCGCCGGGATCGTCGACGACTGGGCGGACGCGGATGAGCTCCACGCGGTCAACGTCATCGGGACACGGCACGTCCTCGACGCCTTCCCCGGTCAGCGCATCATCCATCTCTCCTCGACCGAGGTCTACGATCCGCAGCGGGACCACGACCGCCTCTACGAGGAGGCCGGCCCCGTCGCCGAGGCGCGCTACCCCTCGGGCCCGGAGCTCTCCAAGGCGCTCGCGGAGACCGTCATCCAGCGGGTGCGCCCGCAGACCCTCGTCCTCCGACCCTCCGTGGTCTACGGCCCGGGGGACACCACCCTGTTCCCCCGCCTGCGGGCGATCATCGAGGGCGGCCAGCTGCGGATCCCCGGCGGCGGGCGCAAGCGGATCACCCTCACCCACATCGACACCCTCGTCGAGGCCGTGCTCGCCGGGATCGCCCGGCCGGATGTCTCCGGCCCGATCAACGTCGGCGACCCCAAGCCCTATGTCCTCAAGGAGGCGCTCCTCACCTACCTGGCGCGCGCAGGCGAGGAGCGGGTCGTCCTCGACGAGGTGCCCGCGGACCTCGCGATGGCCCGGGCCTGGTATGCCGAACGGCGGGCGCGCAAGAAGGGCACCCGGCCCCCGATCACCCGCACCACGATCCGGCAGGTCATCCACGAGCGCACCTACGACCTCACCCGCCTCGAGCAGCAGCTCGGCTGCACCGGGGTGCAGCACCTGGCACCGCGCCGCGCCTGA
- a CDS encoding cystathionine gamma-synthase, with amino-acid sequence MTENPIVDSFSTKAIHAGQDPDPRTGAVIPPLHMSSTYKQDGVGGFRSGYEYSRSANPTRDALQAQLAAIEGGSRAFSFASGLAAEDALLRALTAPGDTILLGNDAYGGTFRLINAVFGQWGVKHFAVDLTDAGTAAAAIAAHRPKVVWVETPTNPLLNVVDIRETARLAHEAGAILVVDNTFATPYLQNPIALGADIVVHSVTKYLGGHSDVVGGALVLADDSHAEAIGYMQNAAGAVSSPFDAWLTMRGIKTLAVRVKQHSANAAALVEALTGHPKIERILYPGLESHPGHAVAAGQMREGLFGGMMSIQVSGGRAAARDLVAHTEVFTLAESLGGIESLIEYPYDMTHASVQGTDLEVPENLVRLSVGIEDAEDLIADLTRALDRI; translated from the coding sequence GTGACCGAGAACCCGATCGTCGACTCCTTCTCCACCAAGGCCATCCACGCCGGGCAGGACCCGGACCCGCGCACCGGTGCGGTGATCCCGCCCCTTCACATGAGCTCGACCTACAAGCAGGACGGGGTGGGCGGATTCCGCAGCGGCTACGAGTACTCCCGCAGCGCCAACCCCACCCGCGATGCTCTCCAAGCGCAGCTCGCCGCGATCGAGGGCGGCAGCCGGGCCTTCTCCTTCGCCTCGGGCCTCGCCGCCGAGGACGCGCTGCTCCGCGCGCTCACCGCGCCCGGCGACACCATCCTGCTCGGCAACGACGCCTACGGCGGCACCTTCCGGCTCATCAACGCGGTGTTCGGCCAATGGGGCGTCAAGCACTTCGCGGTCGACCTCACCGATGCGGGCACCGCCGCCGCGGCGATCGCCGCGCACCGTCCGAAGGTCGTCTGGGTGGAGACGCCCACGAATCCGCTCCTCAACGTCGTCGACATCCGCGAGACCGCGCGCCTGGCCCACGAGGCCGGGGCGATCCTCGTCGTCGACAACACCTTCGCCACCCCCTACCTGCAGAACCCGATCGCCCTCGGGGCGGACATCGTCGTGCACTCGGTGACGAAGTACCTCGGCGGCCACTCCGACGTCGTGGGCGGTGCGCTCGTGCTCGCCGACGACTCCCACGCGGAGGCGATCGGCTACATGCAGAACGCCGCCGGAGCGGTGTCGAGCCCGTTCGACGCGTGGCTGACCATGCGCGGGATCAAGACGCTCGCGGTCCGGGTCAAGCAGCACAGCGCGAACGCCGCGGCTCTCGTCGAGGCGCTCACGGGCCACCCGAAGATCGAGCGGATCCTCTACCCCGGCCTCGAATCGCATCCCGGCCACGCGGTCGCCGCCGGGCAGATGCGCGAGGGCCTGTTCGGCGGGATGATGTCGATCCAGGTGAGCGGCGGGCGCGCGGCAGCCCGGGACCTCGTCGCTCACACCGAGGTGTTCACGCTCGCGGAGTCGCTCGGCGGCATCGAATCGCTCATCGAGTACCCGTACGACATGACCCACGCCTCGGTCCAGGGCACCGACCTCGAGGTGCCGGAGAACCTCGTGCGCCTGTCCGTGGGGATCGAGGACGCCGAGGACCTCATCGCCGACCTCACCCGCGCCCTCGACCGCATCTGA
- a CDS encoding pyridoxal-phosphate dependent enzyme, with translation MKYADSVLDLVGSTPLVRLNSVTRGIRATVLAKLEYMNPGGSIKDRIAVSLIADAEASGQLRPGGTIVEPTSGNTGVGLAMVAAIRGYDAVFVTPDKVGKGKRDLLSAYGAEVVVTKTNVAPDSPESYYGVSDRLTRERAGAFKPDQFSNQAGPAAHYRTTGPEIWNDTEGRVSHVVMGPGTGGTITGTGRYLHEASDGRVRVIAADPAGSIYADHSAQLHGYYVEGVGEDMIPDTYDPSVPDGFVTVDDAASFEMTRRLAVEEGLLVGGSSGMAVVAALEVARDLDEDAVVVVVLPDSGRGYIDKIFNDEWMDEHGFATAARTGGDVVPSGGEVEDTRDAGRASGTAVADVVSDLGLTPGEYACTGPDTPLSRAVAELSGDVLLVADPDAATEFNIYGALERTALTSLLLGDAPVDGRTEVGTLTDSLIELPKVGTRQEAATLREKLRTAPAALVYDSGRPIALIDRTAFARWAADRKDFQ, from the coding sequence GTGAAGTACGCAGACTCCGTTCTCGATCTCGTCGGCAGCACCCCGCTCGTCCGCCTCAACTCGGTCACCCGCGGCATCCGGGCCACCGTGCTCGCGAAGCTCGAGTACATGAACCCCGGCGGCTCGATCAAGGACCGGATCGCGGTGAGCCTCATCGCCGACGCCGAGGCCTCCGGACAGCTCCGCCCGGGCGGCACGATCGTCGAGCCCACCTCGGGCAACACCGGCGTGGGACTGGCGATGGTCGCCGCGATCCGCGGGTACGACGCGGTGTTCGTCACCCCGGACAAGGTCGGCAAGGGCAAGCGGGACCTGCTGTCGGCCTACGGCGCCGAGGTCGTCGTCACGAAGACCAACGTCGCCCCCGACTCCCCCGAGTCCTACTACGGCGTCTCCGATCGCCTCACCCGCGAGCGCGCGGGCGCCTTCAAGCCCGACCAGTTCTCCAACCAGGCCGGGCCCGCCGCCCACTACCGGACGACCGGACCCGAGATCTGGAACGACACCGAGGGCAGGGTCAGCCACGTCGTCATGGGGCCGGGCACCGGCGGCACGATCACCGGCACCGGCCGCTACCTCCACGAGGCGTCCGACGGCCGCGTGCGCGTCATCGCCGCCGACCCCGCGGGCTCGATCTACGCCGACCACTCCGCGCAGCTCCACGGCTACTACGTCGAGGGCGTCGGCGAGGACATGATCCCCGACACCTACGACCCGTCCGTGCCGGACGGCTTCGTCACCGTCGACGACGCCGCCTCCTTCGAGATGACGCGCAGGCTCGCCGTCGAGGAGGGGCTGCTCGTCGGCGGCTCGTCGGGCATGGCGGTCGTCGCCGCGCTCGAGGTCGCCCGCGACCTCGACGAGGACGCCGTCGTCGTCGTCGTGCTCCCGGACTCCGGCCGCGGCTACATCGACAAGATCTTCAACGACGAGTGGATGGACGAGCACGGCTTCGCCACCGCCGCCCGAACCGGCGGCGACGTCGTCCCGAGCGGCGGTGAGGTCGAGGACACCCGCGATGCGGGCCGGGCGAGCGGCACCGCCGTCGCGGACGTCGTCTCCGACCTCGGGCTCACGCCGGGTGAGTACGCCTGCACCGGACCGGACACCCCGCTTTCCCGCGCGGTGGCCGAGCTCTCCGGAGATGTGCTCCTCGTCGCGGACCCGGACGCCGCCACCGAATTCAACATCTACGGCGCCCTCGAGCGCACCGCGCTCACCTCCCTGCTCCTCGGCGACGCGCCGGTCGACGGCCGGACGGAGGTCGGGACCCTGACCGACTCGCTCATCGAGCTGCCGAAGGTCGGCACCCGCCAGGAGGCCGCGACGCTGCGCGAGAAGCTCCGCACCGCGCCCGCCGCCCTCGTCTACGACTCCGGGCGACCTATCGCCCTCATCGACCGCACCGCCTTCGCCCGCTGGGCCGCCGACCGAAAGGACTTCCAGTGA
- a CDS encoding enoyl-CoA hydratase — translation MSEEIVLLSVEDTVATVTLNHPATRNALSLELMRSLIDTFRALGERTDVHAIVLAAAGHVFSSGHDLKEVGCAEHPEQQEIFETCSELMLLIQEIPQPVIARVQGVATAAGCQLVATCDLAVASSEARFGTPGVRIGLFCSTPMVALSRAVDRKTALRMLLTGDMLSAEEALARGLVSDVAAPGELEDAAAALAARVAQASSATVAIGKRAFYEQIHLSTSDAYSRMSRVMADNAVMPDAREGIDAFLTKREPQWRGRS, via the coding sequence ATGAGCGAAGAGATCGTCCTCCTCAGCGTCGAGGACACCGTAGCCACAGTCACCCTCAACCACCCCGCCACCCGCAATGCGCTCTCCCTCGAGCTCATGCGCTCCCTCATCGACACGTTCCGGGCGCTCGGCGAGCGCACCGACGTCCACGCGATCGTGCTCGCCGCAGCCGGGCACGTGTTCTCCTCCGGCCACGACCTCAAGGAGGTCGGCTGCGCCGAGCACCCCGAGCAGCAGGAGATCTTCGAGACCTGCTCCGAGCTCATGCTCCTCATCCAGGAGATCCCGCAGCCGGTCATCGCCCGGGTCCAGGGGGTCGCCACCGCAGCCGGCTGCCAGCTCGTCGCGACCTGCGACCTCGCGGTCGCCTCGAGCGAGGCGCGCTTCGGCACCCCCGGCGTGCGCATCGGGCTGTTCTGCTCGACCCCGATGGTCGCGCTCAGCCGCGCCGTCGACCGCAAGACCGCCCTGCGCATGCTCCTCACCGGGGACATGCTGTCCGCGGAGGAGGCGCTCGCCCGCGGCCTCGTGTCCGACGTCGCCGCCCCCGGCGAGCTCGAGGACGCGGCCGCCGCGCTCGCGGCCCGCGTCGCGCAGGCGTCCTCGGCGACGGTCGCGATCGGCAAGCGGGCGTTCTACGAGCAGATCCACCTGTCGACCTCGGACGCCTACTCCCGGATGAGCCGGGTGATGGCCGACAATGCGGTGATGCCGGACGCGCGCGAAGGCATCGACGCCTTCCTCACCAAGCGCGAACCGCAGTGGCGCGGCCGGTCCTGA
- a CDS encoding YeiH family protein has translation MPSIAQAPHSHAGATRRVVPGLGLAAVGVLAALGIAALLPTVSVLLIAIVLGILTRNLLPLPEQVEPGLAFAAKRLLRAGIVLLGLQLVLGDILGLGAGIIVTVVAVVAVGFAVTLLAGRLLGLSGTQTLLIASGFSICGAAAVAAVDGVVRTEDEEEVVTAVALVVVFGTLMIPALPLAAAALGLDADVTGLWAGAAVHEVAQVVAIGGTLGAAALSAAVLVKLARVLLLAPVVLLVSAHRRRTLRSRADGEAATLPPLVPLFVAGFVAMVALRSTGIVPAAVVDAAGLVQSALLAAAMFALGAGVRLSLLRRVGARPFALAAISTFAVAATGLSGVLLAS, from the coding sequence ATGCCCTCGATCGCCCAGGCCCCGCACTCCCACGCCGGAGCGACCCGTCGCGTCGTCCCCGGTCTGGGGCTCGCCGCCGTCGGGGTCCTCGCGGCGCTCGGGATCGCCGCCCTCCTGCCGACGGTGAGCGTCCTGCTCATCGCGATCGTCCTCGGGATCCTCACCCGCAATCTTCTCCCCCTTCCCGAGCAGGTCGAGCCCGGGCTCGCCTTCGCCGCCAAGCGCCTGCTCCGGGCGGGCATCGTGCTGCTCGGGCTCCAGCTCGTGCTCGGCGACATCCTCGGTCTCGGCGCCGGGATCATCGTCACCGTCGTCGCGGTCGTCGCCGTGGGATTCGCAGTCACGCTGCTCGCCGGCCGGCTCCTCGGGCTGTCGGGGACGCAGACGCTGCTCATCGCCTCGGGGTTCTCGATCTGCGGGGCGGCCGCGGTGGCCGCGGTGGACGGCGTCGTGCGCACCGAGGACGAGGAGGAGGTCGTCACCGCAGTCGCGCTCGTCGTCGTCTTCGGCACGCTCATGATCCCCGCGCTCCCGCTCGCAGCGGCCGCCCTCGGCCTCGATGCGGATGTCACCGGACTGTGGGCCGGCGCCGCGGTGCACGAGGTCGCCCAGGTCGTCGCGATCGGCGGCACCCTGGGCGCGGCGGCCCTGAGCGCGGCCGTGCTCGTCAAGCTCGCCCGCGTCCTGCTCCTCGCGCCGGTGGTGCTCCTCGTCTCCGCCCATCGCCGCCGCACCCTCCGCTCGCGCGCGGACGGCGAGGCCGCGACCCTGCCGCCCCTCGTCCCGCTGTTCGTCGCCGGATTCGTCGCGATGGTCGCGCTCCGCTCCACCGGGATCGTGCCCGCCGCGGTCGTCGATGCCGCGGGACTCGTGCAGTCGGCGCTCCTCGCGGCCGCGATGTTCGCGCTCGGCGCCGGAGTCCGGCTGTCGCTCCTCCGCCGGGTGGGCGCCCGGCCGTTCGCGCTCGCCGCGATCTCGACCTTCGCCGTCGCCGCCACCGGGCTGAGCGGGGTGCTCCTCGCCTCCTGA